The following are from one region of the Gossypium hirsutum isolate 1008001.06 chromosome D03, Gossypium_hirsutum_v2.1, whole genome shotgun sequence genome:
- the LOC107949514 gene encoding cellular nucleic acid-binding protein, with protein sequence MSLKHHHNSNSAASAQSLSFDDIADFFSLPLDDAASTLGICTSNLKKICRENGLDRWPHRRFLAGKSVEEIKRHAARERRREIAELPKAHRQSHIAVECNSTTMCWNCKEPGHLAGQFPYEPVCNMCGKMGHLARDCLNPRLPAHDARLCNNCYKAGHFAADCTNEKACNNCHKIGHLGHDCHNKPVCNICNISGHVARQCAKSKLSSDIGGHFRDIVCRNCGQLGHISQDCVSIVICSNCGGRGHLYYECPSARMYDRSGVRRY encoded by the exons atgaGCTTAAAACATCACCATAACTCCAACTCCGCAGCATCTGCTCAATCTCTCTCTTTTGATGACATTGCTGACTTCTTCTCTCTTCCCCTTGACGACGCCGCTTCCACTCTTG GCATTTGCACCTCTAATCTCAAGAAAATCTGCCGTGAAAATGGTCTCGACAGATGGCCTCACCGCAGG TTTTTAGCTGGAAAAAGCGTCGAAGAAATCAAGAGGCATGCAGCTAGAGAAAGAAGAAGGGAAATCGCTGAGCTTCCAAAGGCTCATCGGCAGAG TCACATTGCTGTCGAGTGCAACTCAACCACTATGTGTTGGAACTGTAAGGAGCCAGGGCATCTTGCTGGACAATTCCCCTATGAGCCTGTTTGCAATATGTGTGGTAAGATGGGTCACTTAGCTCGAGATTGCCTAAATCCCAGACTTCCGGCTCATGATGCAAGACTCTGCAACAACTGCTACAAGGCAGGTCACTTTGCCGCCGACTGTACGAATGAGAAGGCTTGCAATAACTGTCATAAAATTGGTCACCTTGGTCATGACTGCCATAACAAGCCAGTTTGCAATATCTGCAATATATCAGGTCATGTAGCCAGACAATGTGCCAAGTCGAAACTATCATCAGACATAGGAGGCCACTTCCGGGACATTGTTTGCCGCAACTGTGGCCAGCTAGGCCATATTAGTCAGGACTGCGTTTCCATCGTCATATGCAGTAACTGTGGTGGAAGGGGTCACCTTTATTACGAGTGCCCTTCAGCAAGGATGTATGACCGCAGTGGCGTACGTAGGTATTAA